Genomic DNA from Mus musculus strain C57BL/6J chromosome 11, GRCm38.p6 C57BL/6J:
ATGTGGCAGGGTCTCAGTCACTGCACCAGAAATGAGAGATGAACAAAAACGAGACACTTCCAACTGGCCAGAGTCTGGGAGGGCAGGGAAACACAGATCTGGAcattcataagaaaaataaaacctaaaatcaAACATTCAATCCTGTACCCAATAACGGTTTGAACAGGGAACTCAGTCCCCACCAGTTCCCACCCTCCCCTGCCAgcactgaagaaaaacaaaagctcaaCACACAGGAAGGGCTTAGGAGGAAGGGgcattctcctgcctccccccGACCCCCAAGAAtgggctggggaaaaaaaaatagctagatTTCCCCACCCCTTACAGTGTCAACCCTATGCGAGTTCTGAATGTGATTCATAAGAATCAGCAGCTCAATTGGCAATGacaacccccacccaccccaatcaTGTCACCGACAGACAAGGTTTCCCTTGCACTCTTCTCTGGAATCTCCTCCCAGTCAGCCTTCTCCACCTCCTGCCTCCCAGAGGTCATTGCTATACTTCAGACCTGTTCCAGGAGCCCTCCACCCCACTTCCATTCTCCACCTCCTGCCTCCCAGAGGTCATTGCTATACTTCAGACCTGTTCCAAGGAGCCCTCCACCCCATCACTTCCATTCTCACTTCCCACTAGAGACCAGTCACCTGGTCCCAGATCCAACTCCAGGAAAGATGTTAGTATGGCCATCCTGTTCTGGGTGACCTTCCAAAACCTTTCCCAGGGAACAGACAGCCACAAGGCAAAGCAGTGTCCAAGCAAGATGAActaaggggagggggatggtttGATACCAACCTGTTCTCACCCTCACAACAGGGAACATAAAAGCCCACTTAGAACTAACTGCCCTCTACTTCCCATACACCCTAGAGATTCCACTTATCCTGCCCCTTCCCACCCTTCTaccccaaacccacccccacacacgcacacagacaaacacaaacgTACACAAAGAAGAACTGACGGGCATTGATTTGGTTTGATTGCTAAGACCTAACTAAGGAACTACAGTCACCAGAAATTCCCTTGCCAGCCAACAATAGGGGCTGCTCTAAGAGAACGAAGGAATGAGAAAAAACGAGGGCTAAGCAGGGAGCAGACAGAATGTAAAGGGGAAGTCAGGCTAACCCTACTCCCAGCATCCTCCCAACACGACTTCTGGCTGGAAGAATATGGGAAGATGACCCACAAAGACACAGCCCTTACTTAAAATCCTGACAGACGGCAAGACGAGTCTGCTCCCCATTcccacaccacaaacacaccttAGGGCCCCTTAGAGACTGcacacccacccctgccccaagCCATAGTCACAGTTCTGTGGAATATTCTCCCCGGTACTAgagccaccacccccccccccaccttcctgCCCCTCTCCTTGCCAATCCTAACCCTGTCCTCACAGCCTCCCCGGCCTCCTACAGCAGCACCCACCACCCAAGAGGCACCTGCAGCTTAACTTCCACCTCAGACCTATTTCTATTCCTCGGCCCTCCTAGTCCTTAGGGCTTCGAGGAGggccttttatttttatctagggagagaagagaaaaggaggggtAGGAGAGATTTCCTAGTGCAGTACAACCAAAAAAATAATGTTAACGTCTTAAAAACAAACGCAAAGCAGCCTTCTTCCCCAGGCAACTAAACAGAAaggagtttggtttttgtttactGCGACACACACATGAAATCGAGTACACAGTCCATGCAGTAGCACAGCCATTGGAGAGGACTTCCTGATGCTGGCCCCAGTGCAACAGTCCCAGCAACGCCGCCTGCTTGCCATCGCTGCCGCCGCCACGGACACCTTCGCCTCGGCCACCTAGCCCGACTTGAAGAGGAGGATTGCAACTTGACCCAAGTAAAAATAGATGAAGTGCTTTGTCTCGTGTGTGACATAGCTGCCAAAATTCCGGCCCACGATACAATGCCAGGTAGGGTTATATTTCTTGTCAAATtcctaaaaaagaataaaagggagaaagaaaaaaaagtagttaGGGTTACTGAAGTGGCAGAATGGAGTCGCTTGCAGcatcccagcacacacatttaGTTGTTCCCACCTACCTTGCCCAGTAACCCAGCCTAGCACCCCAGACCAGGACCTCAGCCCAGGTCCTCAGCACTCTCCCCTCAGAAGCTCAGGTTCTAAGGCTGGCAACGGCACTTCGGCCCTCATCAATAATGGACCACCACAAAGGCTCCATTGTTCCTCTCTGCCAAGCCTCTAGCACTCTACACCctgaccatctctccatcctcttgtTACTCCACTCCCAAACCTGCCCACCCTCTAATTCAAGATAATCAGAAAAACCAGGACGTCATAAGCACAGTAATCAGGGCCTGGCCATCACTGCCTCCCGTTCCTAAAGTGACATTCCGAGCAGGACCAAATGGGGGCTAACTGCTGAAGCACCAATCCCCTCACTCTACAAAGCCAAGCAGCCCTGGGAGCCA
This window encodes:
- the Dynll2 gene encoding dynein light chain 2, cytoplasmic, coding for MSDRKAVIKNADMSEDMQQDAVDCATQAMEKYNIEKDIAAYIKKEFDKKYNPTWHCIVGRNFGSYVTHETKHFIYFYLGQVAILLFKSG